A segment of the Cricetulus griseus strain 17A/GY chromosome 6, alternate assembly CriGri-PICRH-1.0, whole genome shotgun sequence genome:
TCTCCCACCATGTGCTCAggttcttttctgttgctgtgatgtaACTCAGGGAAGAAAAGATTTCTTTGGCTTGCACATCCAGGGCACCGTCTATCCTTGAGGGAGTTAAAGCGTGGACTTGGCTCAGAAGCTATGGAGGgacactgcttgctggctcatgctcatctgtctttcttttatGGTCTAGGACCATCTTCCAGTCTAGGACTGGTGCTGCCTGCAGTGAGCTggtccctcctacatcaatcaagaCAACCTCCCCACAGGCAAATCTGATCCAGACAATTCCTCAATTAAAGCTTTCCTCTCAAATTATTTTAGACTGTGTCAGGTTGATAATTAAAGCTAACTAAGACACCAAGCCAatataaagacctgagttcaacctcaGGACTTAGCAGAAAAATCTTTGGTGTGAtaagtgcacacctgtaatcctagtagtGGGGAGTCAGAGATGGGGATCCGCAGGTTGGACTGGCCGGACTGTCTACTTGACAAGCTACAGACCGGTCAGAGTCACTGTCTAAAAGGGTTACCTCTAAATGCATGCACATGCCCTTTGCAGTTCTCCACAGTTCATACATTTCCTAGAGGAAAGACACAGCCGAAACCAGCAGGAGCACAACAAGCCAAACTCAGTGAAATGCAGTCGTCCCATTGCGGCATAGTCCTAGTGTCATTCTGATTCCTGTCCCCCTTTTTGTATTGCAGCATGATCTCCTTCTGTCCAGTCTGTGGCAAAAGTGTCCAGGTATCATTCAACTTCTGCCCGTACTGTGGCAAGGCCCTACCTGTAGAGGAGCATGCAGGAACCCAGACTGGCAATACACCTCTTGTGTCATCCTTTCGAGGTAGGAACCAGCAAAGTCCAGCCCCGTCCTGCAGTTTCTCACAACTTCTATAGTTACAGTTTGGGCCATAGTGTTGAAATCCTTGTCTACATAACTGTGGTCTCTGTGTCTCATGACCACAAAAGGGAGGTTTGCCCTTAAGCATGTCCACAGAAGCAGAGGTAGCCAAGGCAACGGTTTCTTTAGCAGACAGTTTCACTGGACAGCTGTGTCGGCCATTTCCTAGAGGAGAGACACAGAGCTGAAACCAGTAGGAGCACAACAAGCCAGACTCAGTGAAATGCAGCCGTCCCGTGTCTGCATAGTCTTAGCCCTTACCAGACTGCCAAACAGTCTCCATGCAAGGAGTGGTGCACTGTGTTGTGTGCATATTAACACACTGAGTGTTTACCGTTTATTTCTTGTTCAAAGGCACACCTGAGTTTAGAAGGCAGCTTACAGGAGTCTGCATTCTCTCTCCCCCATGTGGGACCTAGGGATTGAACTCTTGTTATTAGGAtctgtagcaagtgcttttacccactaagccatcttactgGGGCATCTGTGGTACTTTCTAGTCATCATCATGGAAGTTGTCAGCTGTCATGCTACTGGGCTATGTCACTTATCGTGCGCATGGATTATAATGAAGTTAAAGGGTGTCTGGAATCACTGAATCACCTTAGAATTGGCAGCTGCTACGGTATGGTAGCTGTGCCTGGATtctaagcacttgggaagctgaggcaggagaatcaccgtGAGTCTGAGTCCTGGCTACAgagtgggatcctgtctcaagaataaaacaaaaagggggctggagacatggctcagtggttaagaacacttaaccacttttttaagaaaaaaagcaaaaagaattaaaagacacAAGTATTTGCAAAGCATGTTTAATATGTTtgtagaaaagaataaaagtgctttaaatatatatatatatatatatatatatatatataaaaaaacataaatagatacacacacatacataatcatTGCGATGAGAAACTTAGTGTATGCTGTAAATGGCAGACTAGACAGAGCTAAAGGATTTACTCaaaagctggacacagtggcacataccgtgatcctagcacttaggaggctgaggaaggagagtTGGAATTTTCTTGAGTTTAAGACCAACCTAGGCcatatagcaagaccttgtctttttctgagacaggcttcctcttgtgtagccttggctatcttggaactctgtaaggttaggctggcctggaacacagagatcctcctgcctctgcctttcaagtacagggattaaagctgtgccaccaccgcccgactgcaagaccttgtcttttatttatttatttgttcagcaTTGGCTGTGCCTGAAAGGCCCTTCGGAATACTAATCTGTATTTCGTTCACTTTTAGGCTCAAGGAAAGAGCTGAACTTCAGTTCTAAAACCTCTCCCAAGACAGTGAAATGGTCACACACTGTCACTTCTCTCCCAACCACCTCCCTCTCTGACTGTGACAGTTCTGAGTCTGAAAATACCTTGAGTTCTCCTGAGAGAGCCACAGGTGAGAGCTGGGGTTGGTACGTGTCTGGATGGGGCAAAGACAGGTCATCTAACAAGGTCTGGGACCagggttagagagatgactcCAGAGTAAGAGTGCTTGCACTCAAGTTCGGTTCCTAGCACGCATGTCCTGACAACTCACCGCCTGTAGCTCAGCTCCAGGAGCCCAGTGCCCTCTTCCACTTCCATAGGCACCAAATACAAGTGAAATTACCCAgccctaattaaaaataaaatctgaaaattaaaaCAGTGTTTGAGAAAAAGCTACTGCTGTTTCAACTGAAGCATCCTGTTAGTTCCCACAGGGACCTTTGACACCCCAAGGTGACTTCATTGCCCACAGTCCATGCTTTCTGCCTTAACTCTCACCACTCCACAAACCCAGCACCTATCTTAACATCTGTTGTCATTTATCATTCTATGTTTCCCAGAcaatttcctttgtttgtttgtttgtttgtttgagactggtTCTTACTATACAGCttaagctggcctagaactcaaagcTATCCTACTGGTTCAGCCtcccaaagtactgggattatgggcaCACGCTATCACATTTAGTTTTTGAGTAATTTTTTCATCTCTATCTTCCAATTTATGAATTCTTTTTCTAGCCATATTTGGCCTGCCATTTAATCTGCATACTGTGTTTTTGACTACATATCCCAGTAAACAGAGGTGCCATGTGAGGGACTATCTATGCCTAGCTCTTCTGATCTTTTCCCTCAGAAAGCTTGCTTCACCTCCTGCTGATTTGCTGGGCTCTCCAATTCCAGCCATTTATAGACCTGATCTCTTGGAATTCCTTCTGAGCTTGTGAATGGATATTGAGGCCTCTTCCACCTCTGGCTAGATCTGCCGTAATTTTCCACTCATTGCTTTAGGTTCCATGTTCCTTGCagcctctcttctggcctgcatgttCTTTGGGGAAGGAACCATACAGAACTCATATGTATCTTACCAGCCAGTGCTGGGCAAGAGAGGCCTGGTGCTTAGGTGTCCTTTAAGATCAAGCCCTGAGTCTAACACATTTCTGGGCCTTCTTCTTAGCTCAACACATAGCCAGGACCCATTTCAGGGTATTTTGGGGTCAATGTCTATAATGTACTTTCTCCCTTGCAAACTTGTATATTTAGCCAGTAAGACCCTGCTCTGAGGTACCTTCCCCCAGGAAGCCTCCCTTGACTTCTTCCAGCCACCTCTCTCTTCTGGCTGCAATGTCCACCTTGACTGCTTTGTCTCTGATTTGATTCTGACTGGTCATGTCTAGTTCAGAATCCTCCCTCCTGCACACTGGGAAGGGTCCAAACCTGACCCATGTGGGTCTCCAGTGTTGTGGAACAAAGACCCTGATTGCAAACACTCCGGGAGAACCCACAAATGAGTAGGGATGGCATCGTGGTCACTGCTTCTCTTGGGCTACTTTCTCTTTATCTGGTCATCGTCCTGCAGGCACCTGGAgcagaccccccacccccagaggcaGCCCACAGTCCTCCAGGCTAAGTCCTCAGACGCTGAAGCGGAGCCGGGTGACCACCTCACTCCAGGCTTTGCCCACAGGGACAGAGCTAACAGACAAGAAAGGGCAACACTGGACACTGGGGGCCCTCCAGGCCCGGGATGACCAAGGCATTCTCTATGAAGGTACACACTCTCCCAGTGCACAGGGGGTGCGCCAGGCCATGTAGCAGCAGCACCTGGACAAGGGCACTGCAGTGCCTAAGGACAGCAATTTGAGGGAGGAAAGATGAGCTAGGGCTCGGGATTTGACCAGGTTAagtccattgtggcagggagGGTAGATAGAGCAGAGTACCCAGGGACCAGAGGAAAGGGCTACAGGGAGTGACCAAGGCAAGGGGTGACCCTCAGGGATGTGTCCCCAGTTGCCACCTCCTCCAGCTGGGCCCCACCTCCCAGTGATGCTGTTACATTTGAATCCTTCAAAGGATTAGTTCTGATAGCCCTCATAACCTCATCATCTCTCTGGAAGTCATCACAGTCTCCTGGAACTGTGCTCCTCTAGCCTTGCTACTGCCCAGGCCCATCAGGTTGATGGGTAAGATGAGGCAGGCAGTGAGGTGAAGGTGGTGGAGCGCTGGCTGTCCTACTTCCATTCTGTTGGAACCCTGCCAAAAAGCCACTTAGGAGAGAAGGAGGTGGATTTGCATCACAGTTCCAGTTCATGATAGCAGAGAAATTAAGGCAGGAGCTCGAGGGGGCTGATCACAACCATAAACAGCAAAGGGCAAAGTTGAATGCATGTTTGTTTGCGTACTTGCTTTGCTCAGCTCCGTATCTCCACTCTTAAGAGCCCTGGACCCCTTCTTAGGGAATGGGCTGAgttttcccacatcaattaagacAGTCccccacaggccaacccaatgTACACAGTCTCTCATGAGACCTTCTTGCCAGATAATTTTAGGTTGTGTCACGTTGATAAAGCTATCACACTTCCCTAATGGAAGactaggttcaatccctggaactttgaagagaggaggaaggcagagaaacatGGAGGAACAGGTGTTGAGCATAAAGTATACTTCCCATGGCAACCAGAGAACTAGGTCCTGGCTCTAAGCAGCGTAGGGATCGGTGGCCCTGCCACTTCCCTCAAGTTCTGATGGTTCTCTCTGCCATTCTACAGCTGAGCCCACTTCTGTCCTCCCCTGTGAAGCAAGAACTCGGAAGCATAGATTCTCACTCAAACTGGTGAGTGGTCCAGGGGCAGCTCAGAAAGGAGGATGTGGAACTTTCAAAGTATCCCTTGACCTCTGAGCCCCCTTGCAGCCTGGGGAACCTATCCTGGAAACAGGGTGCCCCTAGTCTGGGAAGAGCCATGAGACTCTGACACTCCCACGCTCTCTCGGAGGCAGAGGTGAGGAGATGTTTTCTGGTCATGCGACCCTGTTCCCTCTTAGCTCTAGGTTTCTGCATCAGTACCACTGCCTGCCTCCTACATAATGTTTTTGTCAGGCACTTTGTGACAGAATCTCTGTGTAGAACACATGGAGGAGGGAAGTATTTATTTGGTTCATGATTTGGGAAATATGAGTGTTATCATATGGGGTGGGTGTTGCCACACAGAGCATCTCACTTGTCAATCATGTGGGGAAGGTGTGGTCAAAAGCAGAGAGTCTGAGAGCATGAGCAAGAGGATGGTGGGGTAGAATATGTCTGCACAGGCCCCCTGAGGCCTAGTACCATCTGCTTCAGAGTTCCTGTGTGACAGATCCCAACTATGTAACTCCTGTGCACTGTCACTGGATTCTGTCAGCAAGTCTTTGAGGTAGCCACTGCATTCCAAACTTGACAGATgagaagaaaggaatggagagagaaggggagggaagaaagaagaaaggagtaaGATTGGGGTGCGGCTCAGTTAGTACCtgcccagcatgcacagagcccagGTTCTGTCACCAGTCACAAGCCAGGTATGGTACCtagaatgtggaggcaggaggatcaagaattttAAGTTCGGCTACATCAAGAGCTTGAGGCCCGCATTGAATACATAAGGCCCTGTCCTGGAAGAATATGGGGCTGTGAaggtggaggagaaagggaagggaagggagactggggaagagagaaagggagagagtcaGACAGAAACCTGGCTGTGTTTAATGCTATGGTCTTAAGAGCCAAGGGAGAGTAGTATATATAGTTAAAGGATTTGGCTTgattagggtgtgtgtgtgtgtgcatcctatctttaaaaaatacatattttatgtgtatgaatatgagTATTTTTTCTGCTTGTATATCTTTGTGCCACTTGCAtgtttggtgcccacagaggccagaagagggtgccaggtcccctagaactgaagttaagggtggttgtgagctgcttgatgtgtgctctgggaaccaaacctaggatCTCcgcaagagcagccattgctcttaccCACTGCGTCATCTCTTCAGAccctgacacttttttttttttttttttttttttgaaactggtTCTCAGTACTTCCTGGCAGTTCTGGTCATGCCCTCATTGCAAAGGAGGAGGCTAGGAGATGAAGTTTTTAGCTAAGAGCCACATTTCTAGGGCAAACTTATGGATCTTCCCATAAAATAATCAAAGGGAGGTGGATACCAAGTACAGCGTGCTCAGCTGTGATCCTCAGGGACTGCACTAATACAGGGACAGGAAGAAACTGAATTTGTTGGTATGGCACTGGGGGCTTGCTGGGAATTTGGGGCCCTTGTCTAAGGGAGTTTGGTGTAAcagcctctgccctcctctcacccccaggACTCTAAGGATGGGCGCCTTTTCAATGAGCAGAACTTCTTTCAGAGGGCAGCCAAGCCTGCACAAGGTACTCCACCTGGTCTGGGCAGGAGAGTTAGTCAGGTGACAGGGCCCATAAGATATTTAATGATGTGACCAAAGACCTGGGTGTGTATCCACCTACATCTACAACCTGACTCCCTCAGCCCTCTGGCCTCGGGAGACAGGTGGGGCTGGCCTGTAGCAGCTCTGGAAAGACAAATGGTGACTGTCATGACACTGTGTGCTGGCTGTCACATCACAAATTGTTAGGTAAAATTTTAATCAAATTGCTTACATTCAAAACATACATAATCCTGGTATCCTAGTAGTTATTTCTGTGTTCTATTAGTCATATTCTCTGGGCTGTATAACTCTTGTCATGTGGTGAAAATAGCACACTGGATGCTCTGCCCTCTCTCCAACTGCTTCATTACTGTTGTGCTGCTGCCTTGGAAGTGGCCTGGTGGAAGTATTTACCCCATAGGTAGTAGCTGAACTGTCAGCCCCCATAGGTCTCCCCTGCCAGCTTGCACCTGGCCAGATCTCAACACCCAATCCCTTTGCAGGAGCCCAGGGGCCCAGTGATGCTGTGGCTGGCTAGACTTCTCGTCTTCTTGTCAGGGTTGTGTGTAAACTCAGAGGTCAcctgtcttccctcccttcttccttttttttctttcattcttttgagactgggtcttgtaGCCCTGGGTTTCTTGAAGTGGAAATGTAGTCAAGCATGACCTTGTGCTCCCGGtcttcctgctcccacctcctgagtactggcatcACCAGTGTGCTCCAGCACATTtgattttatgcagtgctggcAATGGGACCGAAGCCattgtacatgctaggcaggcactcctCGTCAAGCCCTTCCCTGTTGCTCTTACCCCTTCCCTCATGCCAGCTTTGTGCATGCCTGCTCAGAAATTACTGGCAGGCATGGATCACTGATATGCCCACCCTGTCCCGCCTCTTCTCATTGTCACCCACAAGAGTGGCCTACTAATGAGGACAAATGAGGAGTCCCAGAGTCTGGTCTGGGCTCTGTCTGCTTCTGGGCTAGGCAGGGATTGTTCCTGTGAGCCTGGCGTCTGTCTGGCCGTGGCTCTGACCCTGGCTCTGTATCCCGCAGTGAGCAAGTGGAAGAAGCAGTGCATGGTCCCGCTCCTGGCCATCCCCGCCTGCGTCGGCTTTGGCATTCACCAGGACAAGTACAGGTAAACCACCT
Coding sequences within it:
- the Vrk3 gene encoding inactive serine/threonine-protein kinase VRK3 isoform X1; translated protein: MQRKQEMNMLCTEISMISFCPVCGKSVQVSFNFCPYCGKALPVEEHAGTQTGNTPLVSSFRGSRKELNFSSKTSPKTVKWSHTVTSLPTTSLSDCDSSESENTLSSPERATGTWSRPPTPRGSPQSSRLSPQTLKRSRVTTSLQALPTGTELTDKKGQHWTLGALQARDDQGILYEAEPTSVLPCEARTRKHRFSLKLDSKDGRLFNEQNFFQRAAKPAQVSKWKKQCMVPLLAIPACVGFGIHQDKYRFLVFPSLGRSLQSALDDNPKHIVSERCVLQVACRLLDALQFLHDNEYVHGNLTAENVFVNPEDLSQVTLVGYGFTFRYCPGGKHVTYKEGSRSPHEGDLEFISVDTHKGCGPSRRSDLQTLGYCMLKWLYGSLPWTSCLPNTEEITRQKQMYQHNPDLFVGLCRRWSKASETLQEYLKVVMALNYEEKPPYAMLRNNLEALLKDLRVSPYDPLDLQMVP
- the Vrk3 gene encoding inactive serine/threonine-protein kinase VRK3 isoform X2 is translated as MISFCPVCGKSVQVSFNFCPYCGKALPVEEHAGTQTGNTPLVSSFRGSRKELNFSSKTSPKTVKWSHTVTSLPTTSLSDCDSSESENTLSSPERATGTWSRPPTPRGSPQSSRLSPQTLKRSRVTTSLQALPTGTELTDKKGQHWTLGALQARDDQGILYEAEPTSVLPCEARTRKHRFSLKLDSKDGRLFNEQNFFQRAAKPAQVSKWKKQCMVPLLAIPACVGFGIHQDKYRFLVFPSLGRSLQSALDDNPKHIVSERCVLQVACRLLDALQFLHDNEYVHGNLTAENVFVNPEDLSQVTLVGYGFTFRYCPGGKHVTYKEGSRSPHEGDLEFISVDTHKGCGPSRRSDLQTLGYCMLKWLYGSLPWTSCLPNTEEITRQKQMYQHNPDLFVGLCRRWSKASETLQEYLKVVMALNYEEKPPYAMLRNNLEALLKDLRVSPYDPLDLQMVP
- the Vrk3 gene encoding inactive serine/threonine-protein kinase VRK3 isoform X3, with the protein product MQRKQEMNMLCTEISMISFCPVCGKSVQVSFNFCPYCGKALPVEEHAGTQTGNTPLVSSFRGSRKELNFSSKTSPKTVKWSHTVTSLPTTSLSDCDSSESENTLSSPERATGTWSRPPTPRGSPQSSRLSPQTLKRSRVTTSLQALPTGTELTDKKGQHWTLGALQARDDQGILYEAEPTSVLPCEARTRKHRFSLKLDSKDGRLFNEQNFFQRAAKPAQVSKWKKQCMVPLLAIPACVGFGIHQDKYRFLVFPSLGRSLQSALDDNPKHIVSERCVLQVACRLVTLVGYGFTFRYCPGGKHVTYKEGSRSPHEGDLEFISVDTHKGCGPSRRSDLQTLGYCMLKWLYGSLPWTSCLPNTEEITRQKQMYQHNPDLFVGLCRRWSKASETLQEYLKVVMALNYEEKPPYAMLRNNLEALLKDLRVSPYDPLDLQMVP